TAAACTCCCACACAATCAAAGAtcaaattcaacaaaaaaaagaaaaaagcttgGAACTTTAGCTTCAACAAGACGGATATGAATGTGGTTTACCCGTAATGCCCAGATCCAATCTCCATGAGATTTGTAAGTTCTTGGTTTTGCTGATTTTCCTGGAAACCCATCTCCATATTTACTTAGAGCTTTGATCTTTGATGCTTCAGATTCTTTGAGAGTAACGAAAGATtgtaaagttaaaaataaaaataaacgtAAAAAATGAAGAAATGCTTTGACGTTTGTTATTAATCAGATGAGGAGTTGCAAGAAGAAAGAAGGAAGCAGGTAGATATATTTGTTTAGAATGTAATGATGATGAGAGAGGTGACTAGGCTACAcgccagatttttttttatcttccaCTAATCATTACATATCTGTtactttttttaattgttttatttattaatgttgGATACTAATGCATGCACATTTGAAagctatttttatttacataaatttagGAGTAAAATATCTTCTTACTGGTTTGTATTTTTGGGTGAATTTGCTTCCACGTATTGTACGttgacaaaatatttaaaatcctaaactaagaaaaaatttaccaaaaaaggtttcaaaaaaaaaaaaattactctgtaattacagaaaaaaaaaagaatatgccATATGTAAACTTTGAAAGTTAAAGGTCATAAATccctataatattatttgagaagtcagtttcctacgtgtcgcgctcacgttaactctcacgatggttaaTTACAcggatacccttaatgaattaaaattattattgttaaatatttttactgattttttatttagtttctttttaaaattttccaaataacatatataataaaaatgaaacatttataaagtttaaaaaaaatttaaaaccgaAAATATATATGCCTATATGATAtcagttaaatatttttattgattttttatttagtttcctttaaaattttctaaataagatatataataaaaaggaaacatttataaagtttaaaagaaatttaaaacgaaatatatgcatatataataagatttcattaaaaaagaaatttcacaaaatagtaatattccatttaaaaacaacataaaatatacttttgaagtaataaatactttatttatatctatattttcatagttgaaaaatatatatttatatataatttgatttcataaaagaaaatttcacatagataattttgatattagtaaaataaatattatctattttaaaacataatttcaaacaatacaatttcaaaataataaaaatatttttatatatctatctattttcttagatgattatataaaataattaagtaacataaaaaaatattgtttatttttaagagatattaaataacgaaaaatagtttttaacagtaaacatttttaatcaaataattacaaaatattttaaactaaaataacacgatatattttaacaaggtagatatattatattttatgattattaaaattatatgtttttctaatattaaataattattaaattttcttttacatttatatttgtgGAACTTaacataaccataatcaaaatatgaaagCAAATATGAATTCagaattttaagattatttaaaaataagtttcagtttaccattcaataaatcaaaagcataaaattatttagaatttataaaatattttaattactgtagatattgatatgtgttcatgagtttCCAAAAATATACTAGTTACTTATGTATAACTTCATAGTGATcattgataaatatatgaaagtaCATGCAcattaaatgataaataaaaataatttgatatgacttaactatagtaaaaataattatatttcagtttgaatttgtaATAATACATGCAACTTAATATATTCACAACATGAGTAACTCGCCTAttccaacttatatctaatatcatagattaaactacaataagaatatataattttatagtaataattaattttatgaatataaattatagaatgattcaaaatatattaacaaatgaaaataaaatattaactaattgttacaatttatttttttgtaatttatatatgtaggCATTAGACTTCATAATATCatcattatattaaatttttgaatttggaatccgacactttagtttatcttttatttcattctaaacacaatatattttaatttataaatagtcatcctaaaatatatttgcatataaaaGATAACCAACCAACCGAGCAACctaaatgtaaataataaaataaatcaaaatttaatatatttagaataaaatattatattgaatTCAAAGATATAAATGCAAACcaatatatccaaatgataattaaatcgtctgtaaaaacaacaaaactgacaaactataacatatataaaatcgaatgtctaattaaagtaatataatattattaatataaactatgcatacaattataaaataataaaaaaataaaataaatagcaattaattattatagtatattactttataaatatttatattcgtGTATGAGCACAGGAAAATCATCTAGTCTAGTTATTTTATACATATCCCTCTAAATTAGTTTCAGTATTGATTTTCTGATTGAAATGTGGGATATTTAACAACTGAAGATCAGCTCCTgtaaacaaaaggaaaaaaaatgtcACAGTTTCATGATATTACGGCTTTTTCTCTCCCAGGCACGAAAGTCGAGGAAAAGTTTTAACCGTCGGGTTTAGTTGACTCTCTGCTTTACCCAACGTTTCTTTCTCCTTTGCAGTCTTTTATTCTCTGAAACTCCCTGCAAATTCAAAAAGTCTTACTACTTTAGAATAAACCATCGGTCCGAAGGCAGCTTCTCAACCGCGACAGAGCCCTTGACCGGAATTTCGCCGGGTTCAGCCCCGACTACGTCGGCGGGTCAGCCAGGTGCTCCGCCCCTGTGCCTCTCTGGTTCTCCCTCCGGTTTGATATTACTCACCTGATGAACGTCTCCGTGGATCTGGAATGGGACCATGACTTCATGTCAACTTTCACTTGAAGAATCTCCTTTTTTGGTTGCTATaacctctctttcttctcttacCAACACCTTCAAGAGCATTTATCACCACTGAAGCATTTAATAACCTCCGCAGCACTTGTATTCAAGTATAAGAGACAAAACAACGTTTGGTTGCAATAACCTAGTACAGAGACTGGTTGGTACACTCCAGTAGCAACTTACTCAGGAGTATGGCGAGAAGATACAGTAGATCTGAGAAAGGAAAGTGGCAGGCGCCGCCTGAGCTTCCCACTAAACGACCTCCGGTGCGCATACCGGCTAACGACAACAACGATCTCATTGAAGCAAATAGACTCACAATTATTGGAAGACTGACAAACCCTCATATGCAGAAACCTATTAGAGCGGTAATCGACTTTATGGCTCAGGTTTGGAACCTAGAAGGAAGGTTTGAAGGCAGAGCATTGGGCCTGGATAAATTCCAGTTCAAATTTGAAACTGAGCATGAACTCTTACAGGTCTTGGAGAAAGGACCATACCATTATAAGCGCTGGATGCTATTGTTACAGAGATGGGAGCCGGTGGTCTCTGAAGACTTTCCCTCCAAGATCTCCTTTAATGTCAAGATACATGGAATCCCCCTCCACTACTGGTCAGAAGGTACCATCAAAACGATCGGGAAAGAGCTTGGAAAATTCACCATCAAAGATGAAAAAGAAGCTAAGATCTGGGTAGAAGTGGATGGACTACAACCACTTATCATGAAGATGGACATTGAACTACCGACAGAGGATATCACAAAAGTGGAGTTTGAATATATAAAGATCGAGAAACATTGCTTTACATGTTTCTCCTTGATGCATGAGGAAGAAGCTTGCCCTCACAGAGATCCTAATGCACCTCCACCGAAGGAAAGAAACCTGGGGATTACACAGAGTATTGCACTCCAAAGAATCGAGGCTGATAAGCGACGTCATGATGAGCGAAGAGGGTATAGAAGACCTGATGATTCTCGTCCTCCTACTAGATACTTTAGTGATAATCATACCCATTCTGAGAGGAACAGAGGATATGACAGAACATATCATAATCGAAGAGAGGATCAACCCAGGGAGCAATCAATACTATCAAGAACTGCTCGCTCAAACTCAAATTACTTCCGTAGCAAGGCACCGTCCTTTGAATATCGAGCAGTGGAAAGAAACAGACCATCTTCTCATGCTTCAGAGTCTTTCCCCTCACCATCAAGGTGGCGACCTCAGGAATGTAATAGCTCCTCCAGTGATTGATACTGGCAATGCCAATAACGCCCTTGAAGTTACTCCAACAAGAACCATCAAAGACCGATTGGGAATAGCGACTAACACAAGAATAGGTACAAACTCGGGGTCAAGGGAGCGAAGGTCAGCTCTGGAACGTTTATCTGATCCAATACCTGCGAGAAGACCACCTAGTTTTGAATCTGGCAGACTACAAGAGGCAGACAGTAGACCCGTTGAAACTATGCAGACGGAGCAGGATACAGTCGAGGAACAACTTCCTGAAGAACGAGTTCCAGCGACTCTCCGAATAGGCTCCATAACAAGAAGCAAAAGAGGAGAAATCCCGGTGGCGTCTCAGAGTAAAGCAACAACAAAGAGAAGGGTGACTAACCCTACAAAGAAGCGTGTGCTACGAAGCCCTATTCTGAGACTCTCTCAAAGGACATCACCGGTAGCCCGCTCTGCTACAACAACAAGGAGAAAGCTAGTTGTCGAGAAAGACAAAGATGTACCTTGTAATAAGGCAGGAACGAGTCGACAACGAAGTAAGAGTGACAGACCGACTACGGTGTTTATACCGGGAATTACTAGAGGTGGGGTGGATTTTCGGCCCCATCAAGGATCTCTTCCTTAGTATTACTTAGCTGGAATTGTCAGGGACTTGGGAGTGTTCAGACAATCCGGCGAATTAAGGAGATCCATAAGCATATGGCTCCTAATGTAATGTTTTTAATGGAGACAAAGAATGATGATGCCTTTATCAATAAGAAACTGATCTCCTTACGTTATTCACAGTATTTTTCGGTTCCACCTGTTGGCCTCAGTGGTGGGCTCTCTCTCCTGTGGAACGATGATACAGATATAACAATTCTTGAATCCTCCCCCATGTAATAGACACGAGAATTGTATATCAAGGAACCACTTCCTTTGTTTCATTCGTGTATGGAGCTCCCGCAGCGGAAAACAGAGCGGCTTTTTGGGATAAGCTAAGCGCAATAGGACAAGGCAGAGATGATGAACCTTGGCTAATCACCGGAGACTTCAACGATATTCTGAATAATGCAGAAAAGATAGGCGGCCCAGCCAGAGCAGAGGGCTCTTTTACTACCTTTCGATCTTTTGTGGCACAAAACGGCTTATGGGACCTTAAACACTCAGGGGAGCAATTGTCGTGGAGGGGAAATCGATACACTCACTTCATACGATCAAGACTAGATCGTTCCATGAGTAACTGCTCCTGGGCAGAATCCTTTCCCTTAGGCAGATGTCGCTACTTACGATTTGAAGGATCAGACCATAGGCCTCTTCTGACCTATTTTAACAACGATAAACCAAAGAGAAAGGGAGTGTTCCGGTTCAATAGATCTCTAACGGAACAGGAAGAGGTCACGGGAGTAATAGACTCAGCTTGGAATGAATCTCCACTGGAatcagttattttaaaattgaacaGATGCCGGCGAGGCATTATTCAATGGTCAAAGGAGAAGCAAGCTCAGAGTAACTTGGTCATCAAGCAGAACCAAGAGGCCCTAGAGGGGGCGCTGTCTAGCGCTACACCTGATGTTTTACTTATTGAGTCCCTTAACTCCAAGCTCCGCGAAGCGTACACGGCTGAAGAACAGTACTGGCAACAAAGGAGTAGGATTCAGTGGCTAAAGAAGGGAGATAGAAACACGGGTTTCTTTCACGCGGCGACAAGAACCAGAAGGGTGATCAATTCAATCCCAGTCATTGAAGATTCTCAAGGAGGGGCAGTATATGAAGAACAACAGATTGTGGGAGTGATTTCAAGTTACTTTACACAAATCTTCACATCAAATGGCAATGCTTCTTTCAGCCAGATTCGAGGACTGCTAACTCGGAAGGTTACGCCGGAAATGAATGAGTACTTGACTGCTATACCGAGTGATTCGGAAATTAGAGATGCAATGAGATCGATCAACGGGGGCAAGGCACCGGGACCGGATGGTTTTTTCAGCCACCTTTTACCAATCATATTGGCATATAGTGGGCAAGGACGTCATTACGGATGTGCGGAACTTTTTCACTTCAAACCTGCTGCAGCCACAACAGAACGAGACGCATATCAGGTTGATTCCGAAGATTATGGGACCAAAAACAGTGGCAGATTATAGGCCCATTGCCTTGTGCAACACGCATTACAAAATCATTGCCAAAATACTCACTCGACGGCTTAAACCTCTACTGCCTCTACTCATATCCAACACTCAGTCCGCCTTTGTAGCAGGAAGATCTATAACCGATAATGTTCTCATCACACATGAAACACTCCACTATCTACGGACCTCGGAGGCAAAAAAGCATTGCTCCATGGCCGTGAAAACGGACATGAGTAAAGCTTACGATAGAATCGAGTGGAGTTTTGTGAGAGAGGTGCTACAGCAGCTCGGTTTTGATCCGAAATGGATCTCCTGGATCATGACGTGCATAGAGTCTGTCTCTTACTCCTTCTTGATCAATGGGATACCGCAAGGTTCAGTGCTCCCATCGCGTGGCTTGCGGCAAGGCGACCCGTTATCACCGCACATCTTCATACTATGTACGGAGGTACTATCAGCTCTATGTGCAAAGGGGCAGGAAGACGGATCCTTGGCGGGGGTTAAGGTCTCCCGTAACAGCCCACCGATCAATCATTTACTCTTCGCCGACGACactatgtttttttgtaaatctaAGGCGACGTGTGTGCAAGCTCTGAAACAGATTCTCGTGGTATACGAGGaggtctccggacaaaagattaATCCCATGAAGTCGGCCATTACTTTTTCGGCAAAAACGCCAGCTACGGTTAGAGCAAGGGTGAAGGATGCTCTGGGCATCTCTCTTGAAGGAGGTATCGGGAAATATTTGGGCCTTCCCGAACAGTTTGGTCGGAGGAAAAAAGACATATTTGCCCTCAATCTTGGATAGGATAAGACAGAAGGCGCATAGTTGGACTTCGAGACAATTATCGGGAGCCGGAAAACAAATCCTCAAGTCCGTTCTCGCTGCGATGCCCTGTTATGCCATGTCGTGTTTCAAGCTCCCTATCTCCCTGTGCAATCAAATACAGTCCCTGCTCACTCGCTTTTGGTGGGATGCAATCCCGGATAAGAAGAAGATGTGTTGGGTATCTTGGGAAACCATGACGTTACCAAAGTACGCGGGTGGACTTGGGTTCCGAGATATTGAGATTTTTAATGATGCGCTTCTTGCAAAGATAGGATGGAGATTAATCAAAGAGCCGACATTTTATTAGCTCAAGTACTGTTGGGGAAATATGCAAAGAACCAAGACTTCCTACACTGTCAGGTACCCAAGTCGGCCTCTCATGGGTGGAGAAGCATAATGGCTGGTAGAGACTTGCTGCGCCAAGGTCTGAGTTGGGTTGTTGGAGATGGNNNNNNNNNNNNNNNNNNNNNNNNNNNNNNNNNNNNNNNNNNNNNNNNNNNNNNNNNNNNNNNNNNNNNNNNNNNNNNNNNNNNNNNNNNNNNNNNNNNNGTTCCATATTCCTTACTTTAATTATATGAGCAACTATTTATTCAAGAATTGTCTAAGAATTTTCTCAAAGTGGAAACGCATATTgctttaattattttgttgtgAACGCTGATGAATATTTACTATTAATATGCAGGCTAAAATTTAATGCGAATGCAGATATTAAATACTACAGTCTCGCTGACATTCCAAAAGTTGTAATGGTCCTCTTATCTGCAACGAACCATAGACTGGATATATGCATATATGCAAAAGCGATCTCACAATACTGGGATCTGCCCGGAGGTGTGATCTCTCATTTAAGTGCAGTGGAGACTGATTTAGCTCACATGCAAAAAGAAGGGGATGAAGAGGTGTCAGAGCTGAGTAAGCCCGATAATGCAAGTAGTTCCAGTAGAATAATATTCAATGCGCATCTGCTTCAGGCTATGTTGGCGATCCTGGTTTGGGTAGATCAAGTGAAACACAGGGGAAGAATCTGCTTGCTGGCGTTATAAACAAGGGTTTAACATTTAAACCTCACGCGTACATTAATCACTACACAAATGGAGGAATTAGCTGCATCAGCTGCTACTGCTTTGGCCTGTCCTATTGTCAGAAGAAACCCACGAGCCTGATCAACAAAAGTTTAGTAATGCCAGAAAGCTGCCTCAAGTAACATTTTGCTTCAGGTGAAAGCTTTCGTTAGTAGCCTCGAGTTTCTTCTGGCCAAGTCCTGATAAGAAGGAAATCACCAGGGAAAGGTGTGGTTGTGTCATTCTTGTAAACTCACATCAGCAAGTAGGAGAGGATGCATGCTAAATGCAGCTGTAACAGGAGCCACCAAAAGTGCTGTGAAAATCTTTGCGGCCTTTTTCCTCTGAGAACGGGGGGGGTGTGCTTTCTAGTATTGCAGCATATAACTATACCTAGAGGAAAGCTTACGTGGTCTCATTGTTGGGCCATTTCTCAATGAGAGTCTTAGGAAACAGTGGCGTAAGAAGATAGAGGAGGCCTCACATGCAAAGTGATGAAAGCTCTCCTGCTTGAAGTAAGTGACgtttttttctgtttatattttgaaaataagtgTACATTTTCTTATCATTTGCGctgtttatattttatgttggcATGATATGTGGTTCATTATGCTTGTTTGCAGCTTGAGGAAAGTATTTGCAGTATTGCTTTGTCAAGCGATTGGCTTAAACTGATGGATGACTGGTTGATAGAACATTCTATGTTTCAAAGCGTTAGAGTTACTGTTGGGGCCACACAGAAACGTGGACCTGGAAAGAGGAGGCAGAGGAACCAGTCTGAAGTTACAGCCGAAGGTTCTAATGATGATAGCTTCACTTGGTGGCGAGGAGGGAAATTATCAAAAGCCATACTACTGAAGGCAGTCTTGTTGAAGCCAATGATACAGAAAGCAGCCTGGCAAGGTAAACCTTCTTTTGGCTGAGCTTTTTGTGCTTGTGGTTTTTTAGGTTATGTTGATATTCAATTTGATTTCACTCTCTGTATGATGCTAAGATGTTTGTTCTTTCATTAGGTGGTGTGAAAAAGTTTCCTGAATTTAATTATGGTGATGGTTCTTACATACCTAAAAGAAGCAGGCGGTCTATTTGGAAAGCTGCAGTTGATAGTAGCAAAAACATTTCACAACTTGCTCTTCAGGTGTGTCTTCTATCATCAATGGTTTTTCAGATGGTTAggtttctttgtttatttgctGTTCCCCTGAAACTCAACTGAATCTGGGCCAGGTTAGGTACCTTGATATGAATATAAGATGGAGTGAACTTGTACGCCCAGAGCAAAACGTGCAAGATGTTAAAACAGGTTCAGAGACAGAGGCCAGTGTCTTTAGGAACGCTAGTATCTGTGACAAAAAGATTATAGATAACAAGGTTAGATATGGAGTTGCCTTTGGAAATCAGAAGCACCTCCCGTCTCGTGTCATGAAGAATGTAATCGAAGTCGAGAAAACTGAAGATGGAAACGAAAAGTTTTGGTTTGCTGAAGCATGCGTTCCTTTATATTTGACCAAAGAATATGAAGAAAGTTTGCATAAGGCCGTCCATGCGCCTTTTATCAAGAAGCCGTCAAAAAGATTATCAAAGCTACAGAGAAAGCAACTGAAAGCTTCTCGAGCAAACATATTTTCTTATCTAGCCTCTAGGAGGGATGACACTGAGAAGTGCTCTTGTGCGTCATGCCATCTTGATGTTTTATTGAGGTATTTTCTTTAGCTCTCTTCACTTTTCAAGATATTAAAGAAACTTGTGTACATTATTAACTTTTGTTCCCGTTCCCTACATGTCTACAGGGATGCAACAACATGCAGTTCTTGCCAAGGTATTACTCCTGCAATTTATGTTGTTTTGCATTTCTTGGTATCTGAATGCGTATGAACTTGCTTTTGCCTTTTGCCTTTGTTTTATCTGTTTCTTTGGACCAAGACTGAATAAGTAGATAGAGTAACAACATATACCTGAAAGAGATTCAGTTTTGTTCCATCTTTTGCATTTGGAGTCGTTTTTTCGGTGCCAAACCTTTTGAAGAAGATGCTTTGTTGAAGAATTGGTTATGATTCAAATGTGGAATCTTCTTTTTTGCCTCACAGGTTTCTGTCACAAGGAATGTACTACTATGAGCACACAACAACACACAGCTGGAAATGTTGAAACTGTGGTAACCTGCAAACGGTGCTACCTTGCAAGAGCTCGTTCACTAATCAATATCAATCACAGACATCCAACAACACCCACTGTTATGACCAATGGACAACATCAAAACGCAGTCACTCCAGTCGTTAAGACACAGACTAAGCCTCTTATTCAACAGTTACCATCTTCTAACACACGAGACAAGTCTTCAGGAGTTAAACAAATCACTCCTGATTCTAATACGGCACCAAAGAGTCAACACAAGACATTGTCTTGGGGAGTCATATGGAGGAAGAAGAACTCGGAAGACACAGGTGCTAGCTTCAGACATCAAAATGTTGTGTTGGCTGCACAATCTGCTCAGCCTAATCCAGGACCAGTTTGTTGGATATGCAAACTCCCCTATAATCCTGGTCAAACGTATATCCACTGTACAAACTGTGACAGTAAGAACAATTCataattttatactttttaagTATTAACTATTTTGATTCTTATAAATCTAATCCTAGCATATATATGTATGCAGAGTGGTACCACATTGAAGCGATTATGCTGGAGGAGTCAAAAAT
This genomic stretch from Raphanus sativus cultivar WK10039 chromosome 3, ASM80110v3, whole genome shotgun sequence harbors:
- the LOC108847519 gene encoding LOW QUALITY PROTEIN: DDT domain-containing protein PTM (The sequence of the model RefSeq protein was modified relative to this genomic sequence to represent the inferred CDS: inserted 9 bases in 7 codons; deleted 2 bases in 2 codons), which produces MSKAYDRIEWSFVREVLQQLGFDPKWISWIMTCIESVSYSFLINGIPQGSVLPSRGLRQGDPLSPHIFILCTEVLSALCAKGQEDGSLAGVKVSRNSPPINHLLFADDTMFFCKSKATCVQALKQILVVYEEVSGQKINPMKSAITFSAKTPATVRARVKDALGISLEGEFSQSGNAYCFNYFVVNADEYLLLICRLKFNANADIKYYSLADIPKVVMVLLSATNHRLDICIYAKAISQYWDLPGGVISHLSAVETDLAHMQKEGDEEVSELSKPDNASSSSXNNIQCASASGYVGDPGLGRSSETQGKNLLAGVINKGLTFKPHAYINHYTNGELAASAATALAVLLSEETHEPDQQKFSNAXKAASSNILLQVKAFXLVASSFFWPSPDKKEITRERCGXCHSCKLTSASRRGCMLNAAVTGATKSAVKIFAAFFXSENGGGVLSSIAAYXLYLEESLRGLIVGPFLNESLRKQWRKKIEEAXTCKVMKALLLELEESICSIALSSDWLKLMDDWLIEHSMFQSVRVTVGATQKRGPGKRRQRNQSEVTAEGSNDDSFTWWRGGKLSKAILLKAVLLKPMIQKAAWQGGVKKFPEFNYGDGSYIPKRSRRSIWKAAVDSSKNISQLALQVRYLDMNIRWSELVRPEQNVQDVKTGSETEASVFRNASICDKKIIDNKVRYGVAFGNQKHLPSRVMKNVIEVEKTEDGNEKFWFAEACVPLYLTKEYEESLHKAVHAPFIKKPSKRLSKLQRKQLKASRANIFSYLASRRDDTEKCSCASCHLDVLLRDATTCSSCQGFCHKECTTMSTQQHTAGNVETVVTCKRCYLARARSLININHRHPTTPTVMTNGQHQNAVTPVVKTQTKPLIQQLPSSNTRDKSSGVKQITPDSNTAPKSQHKTLSWGVIWRKKNSEDTGASFRHQNVVLAAQSAQPNPGPVCWICKLPYNPGQTYIHCTNCDKWYHIEAIMLEESKIHEVAGFKCCRCRRIRVPDCPFMDPKLKEERQKRNAFFQRQRHKKGNNNTRMDSDSEIMSEPRDSVPSTPSFPLEDAFVPQDLDVEWNVDGSVPEPVRRQVKREDREGNNNISYIDFSMPPESLSCVKPEPTLPVMDWDASDSNNNNNNNNMVKGELTFDYQDMEFEPQTYFSLTELLTADDSDLCNGYGYNEDVSRNTDNPNPQVETMEQWRAFLSDNTKPCQICMHVEPEADLTCQTCNITIHSHCSPWEEESTCTRSNWRCGPCREWM